A window of Theropithecus gelada isolate Dixy chromosome 14, Tgel_1.0, whole genome shotgun sequence contains these coding sequences:
- the MRGPRF gene encoding mas-related G-protein coupled receptor member F has protein sequence MAGNCSWEAHPGNRDKMCPGMSEAPELYSRGFLTIEQITMLPPPAVMNYIFLLLCLCGLVGNGLVLWFFGFSIKRNPFSIYFLHLASADVGYLFSKAVFSILNTGGFLGAFADYIRSVCRVLGLCMFLTGVSLLPAVSTERCASVIFPSWYWRRRPKRLSAVVCALLWVLSLLVTCLHNYFCVFLGHGAPGAACRHMDIFLGILLFLLCCPLMVLPCLALILHVECRARRRQRSAKLNHVILAMVSVFLVSSIYLGIDWFLFWVFQIPAPFPEYVTDLCICINSSAKPVVYFLAGRDKSQRLWEPLRVVFQRALRDGAELGEAGGSTPNTVTMEMQCPPGNAS, from the exons ATGGCTGGAAACTGCTCCTGGGAGGCCCATCCCGGCAACAGGGACAAG ATGTGCCCTGGCATGAGCGAGGCCCCGGAACTCTACAGCCGGGGATTCCTGACCATCGAGCAGATCACAATGCTGCCGCCTCCGGCCGTCATGAACTACATCTTCCTGCTTCTCTGCCTGTGTGGCCTGGTGGGCAACGGGCTGGTCCTCTGGTTCTTCGGCTTCTCCATCAAGAGGAACCCCTTCTCCATCTACTTCCTGCACCTGGCCAGTGCCGACGTGGGCTACCTCTTCAGCAAGGCGGTGTTCTCCATCCTGAACACGGGGGGCTTCCTGGGCGCGTTTGCCGACTATATCCGCAGCGTGTGCCGAGTCCTGGGGCTGTGCATGTTCCTCACCGGCGTGAGCCTCCTGCCGGCCGTCAGCACAGAGCGCTGTGCGTCAGTCATCTTCCCCTCCTGGTACTGGCGTCGGCGGCCCAAGCGCCTGTCAGCCGTGGTGTGCGCCCTGCTGTGGGTCCTGTCCCTCCTAGTCACCTGCCTGCACAACTACTTCTGCGTGTTCCTGGGCCACGGGGCCCCGGGCGCGGCCTGCAGGCACATGGACATCTTCCTGGGCATCCTCCTGTTCCTGCTCTGCTGCCCGCTCATGGTACTGCCCTGCCTGGCCCTCATCCTGCACGTGGAGTGCCGGGCCCGACGGCGCCAGCGCTCTGCCAAGCTCAACCATGTCATCCTGGCCATGGTCTCCGTCTTCCTGGTGTCCTCCATCTACTTAGGGATCGACTGGTTCCTCTTCTGGGTCTTCCAGATCCCGGCCCCCTTCCCCGAGTACGTCACCGACCTGTGCATCTGCATCAACAGCAGCGCCAAACCCGTCGTCTACTTCCTGGCCGGGAGGGACAAGTCACAGCGGCTGTGGGAGCCGCTCAGGGTGGTCTTCCAGCGGGCCCTGCGGGATGGCGCTGAGCTGGGGGAGGCCGGGGGCAGCACGCCCAACACGGTCACCATGGAGATGCAGTGCCCCCCGGGGAATGCCTCCTGA